One Phoenix dactylifera cultivar Barhee BC4 chromosome 14, palm_55x_up_171113_PBpolish2nd_filt_p, whole genome shotgun sequence DNA window includes the following coding sequences:
- the LOC103701284 gene encoding zinc finger protein STOP1 homolog, which translates to MDHERMPSFEASSSTEDINSNPLFTQFDSKILSYGAGSEQSFPEYPQNLDSSSIWSSHTGKVVKPPDQAAPFANNQANPAVDWDPRSMLSKLIFIDQKIHQVQDIIRSTIDVEGQFSIRPNDLTVKQQLVTTDLAYIISQLISTTGYLLPSINNTLMSNIPPVAQMTGTIGSTSSLALNGILQQNKDFPWKTSKAMQHRDLIKSLTHTGDEGIKPVPINHHDAKDHKDSENGEDLPPSSYEVLEPKKEEILAPHTHFCSICRKGFKRSANLRMHMRGHGDEYKSPAALAKPSNEASSESMALKRYSCPFIGCKRNKEHEKFQPLKTILCVKNHYKRSHCDKSYTCSRCNTKKFSVLADLKTHEKHCGRHRWLCSCGTTFSRKDKLLGHFNLFPGHSPAISMGDVKASGVADQGRSNETMTEMGSLGSDFLGNAMDDVDDLDLEDADDDPGSFSPLNFGSFNFGGLDDIPQQSFDASESLFSYFPSGSCNGVQMNGDNSNLNHLG; encoded by the coding sequence ATGGACCACGAGCGAATGCCAAGTTTTGAAGCCTCCTCTTCGACTGAAGATATTAATTCCAACCCGCTGTTCACCCAATTTGATTCGAAAATTCTAAGCTATGGCGCGGGAAGTGAACAGTCTTTCCCTGAGTACCCCCAGAATTTGGATTCCTCATCCATTTGGTCTTCTCATACTGGGAAAGTAGTTAAACCACCAGATCAAGCTGCTCCATTTGCTAACAACCAAGCAAATCCAGCAGTGGATTGGGATCCAAGGTCAATGCTTAGCAAACtcatcttcattgaccaaaagATTCACCAAGTTCAGGATATAATCCGTTCGACTATTGATGTTGAAGGTCAATTCTCTATCCGACCAAATGACCTCACAGTGAAGCAGCAGCTCGTGACCACAGATTTGGCTTACATCATATCTCAGTTGATCTCAACAACTGGTTACCTTCTTCCGTCGATCAATAACACACTTATGTCAAATATTCCTCCAGTTGCCCAGATGACTGGTACTATTGGTTCCACCTCTAGCTTAGCTCTGAATGGTATTTTACAACAAAACAAGGACTTCCCCTGGAAAACAAGCAAGGCTATGCAACACAGAGACTTGATCAAGAGTTTGACTCATACCGGGGATGAAGGAATCAAGCCAGTTCCTATCAATCACCATGATGCGAAGGACCACAAAGATAGTGAGAATGGAGAAGATCTTCCCCCAAGCTCATATGAAGTCTTGGAaccaaaaaaagaggaaatttTAGCTCCGCACACCCACTTCTGTTCAATCTGTAGGAAGGGATTTAAAAGGTCTGCGAATCTAAGGATGCATATGAGAGGCCATGGAGATGAGTACAAGAGCCCGGCTGCCCTTGCCAAGCCAAGCAATGAAGCAAGCTCAGAATCTATGGCCCTAAAGAGGTATTCATGCCCCTTTATTGGTTGCAAGAGGAACAAAGAGCATGAGAAATTCCAACCTCTGAAGACAATTTTATGTGTGAAGAACCATTACAAGAGGAGCCACTGCGACAAGAGTTATACATGCAGCCGATGCAACACTAAGAAGTTCTCTGTTCTTGCAGACTTGAAGACTCATGAGAAGCACTGTGGACGTCATAGGTGGCTCTGCTCTTGTGGAACAACATTTTCTAGGAAGGACAAGCTGTTGGGGCATTTCAATCTCTTCCCAGGCCACAGCCCTGCAATATCCATGGGCGATGTCAAAGCTTCAGGAGTGGCAGATCAAGGAAGGAGCAATGAAACAATGACTGAAATGGGAAGTTTGGGATCTGACTTCCTAGGAAACGCCATGGATGATGTCGATGATCTAGACCTCGAGGATGCTGATGATGATCCCGGCTCTTTCTCCCCATTAAACTTTGGTTCATTTAACTTTGGTGGACTAGATGATATTCCACAACAATCATTTGATGCCTCAGAAAGTTTGTTTTCCTATTTTCCTTCGGGGTCTTGCA